The segment TAAGTCATAGCCGTAAATCTCCCGGAACTGCTCCTGTAAATCTTCGCGTTGGAACCAGTCATGACGGAACCAGTAGAGGTTGGCAAACTGCTGGGTGGGCAGTTGATAGAGGCTGCCATCCGGCCCAGTGCCGTATTGCAAACCGATAAAGTCATCTAGATCCAGGGTGGGCAGGGTGTAGTCGGCCCATTCATTCTCCATCGCTTCAGTGAGGTTGATGGTGGTGCCATAACGAATATGCGTGCCGATGGAGTCAGTGTCGTTGACGAAGCCGTCGTAGATGCTGTTACCCGACTGCATCTGGTTCTGCATGGTATCCACCACATCACCTTCACCGATGATGTTGTGGGTCAGGTTAATGCCGGTGAGCTCACTGAAGGCTTCGGCCAACACCTCGCTTTCATAAACGTGAGTCGTGAGACCTTCGGCCACGGTTTGGATATCCATGCCGCGGAAAGGCTCAGCGGCTTTGGCAAACCACATCAGCTCTTCGATCTGCTCTTCGCGGCTAAGGGTGGAGTTTTGGAAGTGCTCATCGACCAAGCGTTCAGCGATGGCGCGGGTATCCTCTTCCTGCGCTGACAGCGTACCCGATGCCAGCAACAAGCCGGCGGCGAGAGTTGTCAGTTTGAACTTAGTCAGTCTGGACTTGTTGTAGTGCTTTTGCATGGTGACCTCGTTTTGTTGTGTTCTTCCTTGATGGCTTTGCCTTCCTTGATACCGACTAACCGCTGGCGAGCTTTTTTAAAAACCTGTTAAGGGCTATCCCCAGCGCATTAAAACCAGCAGCCATACGGCTGATACTGCTAGTGCAATCCAAATGGATAGTGAGGTGAAGCCAATCACACCCAGGTGGATATAGGCAGCCGAGAGCAGGCCGATAAACAGCCGATCCCCGCGAGTGGTAGCAATGGGTAAAAACCCTTTGCGCTCAATAGTGGGTGACAAAATTTCCCAAACCGTCATACCGGCCAGCATGGCGGCAATGGATGAAAAGAATATGGCGGTGGGCACTGTCCATACCATCCAAGACATAGCGAGATCTCCTCAGGTACGGCCCAGGGCAAAGCCCTTGGCGATATGGTTACGAACGAAGTAAACCACCAGAATGCCGGGAATAATGGTCAGTACACCGGCGGCGGCCAGGGTGCCCCAATCGATCCCCGAGGCCGTTGAAGTTCGCGTCATGATCATGCCAATGGGCTGGGCGTCGGTGGCGGTCAATGTGCGTGCCAGCAACAGCTCTACCCAGGAGAACATGAACAAGAAGAACAGCGTGACGCCAATGCCAGAGCGGATCATGGGGATAAAAATCTTGACGAAGAAGCGCGGAAAGCTGTAACCGTCGATATAGGCGGTTTCATCGATCTCCTTGGGCACACTGCTCATAAAACCCTCTAAAATCCAAATAGCCAGCGGGATATTGAACAGGCAGTGAGCCAGCGCTACGGCGATGTGGGTATCGAACAGGCCCACAGAGTAGTAGAGCTGGAAGTAGGGCAGCAAAAACACCGCAGGTGGCGCCATTAGGTTGGTTAACAGCCAGAAAAACAGGTGCTTGTCGCCGATAAAGGTGTAACGACTGAAGGCGTAGGCGGCCGGTAATGCCACGCTGATGGTGATGAGCATATTCATCGCCACATAGAGCATCGAGTTGACGTAGCCCATGTACCAGCTTGAGTCGGTAAAAATGCCGATGTAGTTATCAAAGGTAAGGTTCTGGGGCCACAGCGTCATAGAGCCGAGAATTTCGCTGTTGGTCTGGAGCGACATATTGATCAGCCAGTAAATGGGCAAAATCATCAGCGCCAGATAAAGGCCCAGCAGCAGACGCGAGCGCCAGTGCGCACGGGCAGTGCGGTTACGCCGCTTTGCGGGTGAAACCTTGCTAAAAATCGTGTTGTACTTTTCACCGCGCTGGGTATTTTCGAGTTGATAGCTCATGTTAAGCACCTCCATGCGGCGGTTTGTCTTTCTGCATATTCATGATCGTGGTGTAGAACACCCAGCTCACCAGCAGAATGACCAGGAAGTAGATCAGCGAGAACGCTGCAGAAGGGCCTAAGTCCTGTTGGCCGACTGCCATGGTGGTCAGCGATTGACTTAAAAAGGTGGTGGCGCTGCCCGGTCCGCCACCCGTCAGTACAAAGGGTTCGGCGTAGATCATAAAGGAGTGCATAAAGCGCAGAAGCACAGCGATTACCAGCACGTTGGTTAGCTTAGGTAGCTGGATATAGCGGAAAATCGCCCACTTAGACGCACGGTCAATACGTGCTGCTTGGTAATAGGCCTCGGGAATCGAGCGCAGGCCGCTGTAGCACAGCATGGCCACCAGCGGCGTCCAGTGCCACAC is part of the Halomonas alkaliantarctica genome and harbors:
- a CDS encoding DUF2160 domain-containing protein encodes the protein MSWMVWTVPTAIFFSSIAAMLAGMTVWEILSPTIERKGFLPIATTRGDRLFIGLLSAAYIHLGVIGFTSLSIWIALAVSAVWLLVLMRWG
- a CDS encoding carbohydrate ABC transporter permease, whose product is MSYQLENTQRGEKYNTIFSKVSPAKRRNRTARAHWRSRLLLGLYLALMILPIYWLINMSLQTNSEILGSMTLWPQNLTFDNYIGIFTDSSWYMGYVNSMLYVAMNMLITISVALPAAYAFSRYTFIGDKHLFFWLLTNLMAPPAVFLLPYFQLYYSVGLFDTHIAVALAHCLFNIPLAIWILEGFMSSVPKEIDETAYIDGYSFPRFFVKIFIPMIRSGIGVTLFFLFMFSWVELLLARTLTATDAQPIGMIMTRTSTASGIDWGTLAAAGVLTIIPGILVVYFVRNHIAKGFALGRT